The Candidatus Acidiferrales bacterium genome contains the following window.
AAGAATGCGCCCAGGTATTCATGGCGGACGGCAAACAAGCCAATGCAGAACAGGTATTGCAGCAGGGCATTCAAGCGAATCCCAGTGCCGTGCCTCTCTATCTGGATTCGGCAAGCGTGCTCTGGGCAGAAGGCAAGAAATCGGAAGTTGACTCCGTTTTTGGCGAGCTTTCCAGCCAGATGCCTAAATCCATCGATGTTGCCGAGAAAATTGGCGACTTTTATCTTCAAAAAAATATGAGTGATCAGGCCATTTCCTCATATCAGCGCGGACTTTCAATGGATCCGAAGAATCTCGAGCTACAAAACAGGATCGAGGATACCTACCTCACGATCAACAAAACAGACCTCGCTGCGCAAGTCGACGAACAAGTGATGAAGCAGGCGCCGAATGACGTGACAGTGCGCATCGATCACGGCCGCTTGCTCATGGCCCAGAATCGCCTTCAGGATGCCGTCAATTTGTTGCAGAAAATTGTTTCTGACACGCCAGATTCACCCCAGGCGCATTATTTTCTTGCCATGGCTTTGGAGAATTTCGGCAATTTTTCCGACGCAAGCGCACAGCTCCAGGACGCCATCCGCGTGAGGCCCGGCCTTCCCGTTGCGCTGAACGCGTTAGTCAATCTGAACGTCACCCAGCATAACTATTCCGTCGCGCAACTCTATGCGAATGAGCTCGTGAATCAGGATCCTTCGAACGCAAAATACCAACTCGAACTGAGTCAAATCCTGATGAACCTGGGCCTGCTCAAGGAAGCTAACGAGCATCTCGATGCTGCTCAAAAAGTGGCTCCCAATGATCCTTCCGTTCATGCGGTCCGTGCTGCTATCCATGTCGCCGAGAAGAAGTATCCGGAAGCGGAGGCGGAATACAAGACCGCTCTCGCCGCGGCTCCTCAGGACACCGGTATTCTCAGGGCTTATGCCTACTTCCTTGTTTCGCAAAAGCAGCAGGCTAAGGCGGACCAATTGATCTCGCAGTTTATCAGCCAAAATCCGAACAATCTCGACGGGCACTTGCTTAGAGGGTTGATGGCCGATCAGGAAAAGGATTACGCCACCGCTCAATCGGAGACACAAAAGGCCATCGACCTCAGCCCGAAAAACGCCAGTTGCTATCTCCAGATGGGCCAGATCTATCGCGATCAACACAAAGACGCCGAAGCCTTGCAGGAGTATCAGCAGGCGACGCAGTTTGCCGCTCCCTCGGCGCCAATTATCACGGTGATCGGTAATATCTATATTGACCAGGGAGATCTTCCGAAGGCCGTAGAATCGTTTCAGAAGGCTCTCAACATCGATCCTAATTTTGCGATTGCCCAGAATAATCTTGCCTGGGTTTACGCCCAGCAAAACCAGAACCTCGACGTCGCGCTCACTCTGGCGCAAACCGCAAAGGCCAAGAATCCGCAGATCGTGGATTTTTCCGACACGATGGCTTGGGTCATGTACCGCCAGGGCAAATATGCCCAGGCGTTACCGTTGCTTCAGGAGTGCGTCAAGCGCGATCCGAACTTCGCGCAGTACCACTTTCATCTCGGCATGGTCCTGATGGCTGATGGCCAGAAGTCCGAAGGGCGGGCCCAGCTCGAGGCAGCCCTGCACCTGAACGACCTCAAGAGCGACGACGCACAGCAGGCTCGCCAGATTTTGGCCAAGGCGCAGTAGACGGCCTGCTTTCAGCCGTCAATTTTGGCATTTTTGCGCTGCGGGCGTTCATCAATTGGCAGGCTAGGGAACCTCCACAGATTCGAGACAGAATGGGTACTGGAACTACGTTTTTTGGGAGCCTTTTGGAATCGGTGATATATGCAATCCATTGCAGATAAATTCAACCGAAATGCAAGGCGCTCAAGCGTCCTCGGACTTGCCGCATTTCCCGATGAGCTTGCATTCGCCTATAAACTTGATTGCAAAGAGGTTATAATGCAATCGCGCATTTTCCCAAATCACCTGTTTGGCAGCCAATTTGCTAGGAGTATCTAGGGATTTAGTTCGGGGGAAGATTACCTAAGGAGGAGGAACATGGTCCGGATGTTTGGAAAATTCGCGTTGCCAGCAATTGCACTTTTGGCAGTCGCGATGTTTGCACCTCAGGCGAAGGCACAACAGGATTTTGGCTGCGTTGGCGTCACCGCCTGTGCAGGTACTGTCAGTGTGAGTGGTGGAAACTACTCGTCGACGTCGATCACTCTGATTTCCTCTTCACCGTGGATGTTGCCGCTCGGCGATGGGGATGAGGCGGGCGAGACGTTCACGCTGGCGTTTAACACTTCTACGGGCGCGATTTCGATCACCGATACTGACGCTGATGCGGCGTTTACCGGCACGATTCTCAGCTTCTCTGCCAGTTCCGTAGGCACCGTCTCGAATCCGGCAACCCAGCTCAGCATGAATGTGAATTGGAATATCCCGGGATGGGCGGGCGGAAATGGCTCGTTTGTCACGTTCGACATCAGCCCAACGAAGGGCAATACCGCGTATAGCGTGGATATAGCCGTTCTTCCCTCTCCAGAACCAGGCAGCTTATTGCTTCTCGGCACCGGCCTGCTGGGGATGGGTGCTGCGGTTCGCCGTCGTTGGTTGAGCTAGTTCTTTCGGAGTAAATGGTTTTCGCCCTTGGGTGCTGTGTGACTACTTAGGGTGCCATACCTCCTCCGGAATCAGGAAATCCTCGCTGATGCTCCTCTCACTAGAGAGACAGCTCAGCGAGGGTTTTTGTTTTTTGCCAGAGATGCCTGCGCCTCTAGGTCTCCTGTTCCACTCTTCCCTCTGGATAACCGCTGTGGCAATCTTCTTCCTTGCGTTCGTCTAAGGCTGTCTTGCAGATTGGGAGAGCCTTAGAGGGAGACTCATGAACATACTTGTTACCGGCGGGGCCGGCTATATTGGCAGTGTTTGTACCGAGGTCCTCATTAATCGGGGGCATAAAGTCGTCGCATTGGACGATCTCTCGGAAGGTCACCGCGAAGCGGTGGACCAGCGTGCTGTATTTTGTCACGTGAACCTCCACGAACAAACTGCTCTTGATGCTGTATTCCGAGAGCATTCCATCGATGCCGTTATGCATTTTGCGGCGTTGTGTTTAGTGGAAGAGTCTGTGAAAAAACCCGGTGTCTATTACCGCGCCAACGTCGCTGCGGGCATCAATTTACTAGATGCCATGCTCCGCCACGGCGTGAAGCGCTTCATTTTCTCTTCCACCGCGGCGACTTATGGCGAGCCCGAAAAAACTCCGATTCCTGAAGAGCATCCGACAAAACCTATCAACCCGTACGGTGCGTCGAAGCTGCTCTTTGAGCGTATCCTTGCGGAGTTCAAATCCAATTCCGGCATTGACCATGTCACGATGCGCTATTTCAATGCTGCTGGCGCTTCAAACAAATACGGCGAGGATCACCATCCTGAAACGCACATTCTTCCTATCCTTTTTGAAGTCGCGCTAGGTCAGCGTCCGGCCTTCCACATTTTCGGTACGGATTATCCGACACCCGACGGCACCTGTGTGCGCGATTACGTGCATATCATCGACATTGCCGAAGCGCACGCCATTGCCGTTGAGAAAATTTCCCAATTTTCCGGACGGGTTTTTAATCTCGGAAACAGCCGGGGCCATTCCGTGCGCGAGGTGATCGAATCCGTGGAACGGATTACTGGCCGGATGATTGCCGTAAATACTTCGCCGCGGCGACCGGGCGATCCTGCGTCGCTCGTTGCCAGTTCGGAGCGTGCGCGGCGCGAGCTCGGCTGGGCAC
Protein-coding sequences here:
- a CDS encoding tetratricopeptide repeat protein; this translates as MKRAWIRVMAALVSTLAASLLLASCATNPQKAKLAYLTKGQDYMKKSQYASAAIEFRNALKVDPKYAEAYYQLALASEAQGDLKTAYGALNQAISVDPSRSDIRLAHGGFLLATRNPQYYSDAASDANFVLKQDPKNVDAHRLLGMIYGSENKYDQALEEFAKVVTINPNDARSYVDLGLVNLQMGHTSDAEDNEKKAIQVNPKYLAAYAALADVYRIQKQLGLAEQALQRGIQANPDAIKLYEECAQVFMADGKQANAEQVLQQGIQANPSAVPLYLDSASVLWAEGKKSEVDSVFGELSSQMPKSIDVAEKIGDFYLQKNMSDQAISSYQRGLSMDPKNLELQNRIEDTYLTINKTDLAAQVDEQVMKQAPNDVTVRIDHGRLLMAQNRLQDAVNLLQKIVSDTPDSPQAHYFLAMALENFGNFSDASAQLQDAIRVRPGLPVALNALVNLNVTQHNYSVAQLYANELVNQDPSNAKYQLELSQILMNLGLLKEANEHLDAAQKVAPNDPSVHAVRAAIHVAEKKYPEAEAEYKTALAAAPQDTGILRAYAYFLVSQKQQAKADQLISQFISQNPNNLDGHLLRGLMADQEKDYATAQSETQKAIDLSPKNASCYLQMGQIYRDQHKDAEALQEYQQATQFAAPSAPIITVIGNIYIDQGDLPKAVESFQKALNIDPNFAIAQNNLAWVYAQQNQNLDVALTLAQTAKAKNPQIVDFSDTMAWVMYRQGKYAQALPLLQECVKRDPNFAQYHFHLGMVLMADGQKSEGRAQLEAALHLNDLKSDDAQQARQILAKAQ
- a CDS encoding PEP-CTERM sorting domain-containing protein — translated: MVRMFGKFALPAIALLAVAMFAPQAKAQQDFGCVGVTACAGTVSVSGGNYSSTSITLISSSPWMLPLGDGDEAGETFTLAFNTSTGAISITDTDADAAFTGTILSFSASSVGTVSNPATQLSMNVNWNIPGWAGGNGSFVTFDISPTKGNTAYSVDIAVLPSPEPGSLLLLGTGLLGMGAAVRRRWLS
- the galE gene encoding UDP-glucose 4-epimerase GalE, translating into MNILVTGGAGYIGSVCTEVLINRGHKVVALDDLSEGHREAVDQRAVFCHVNLHEQTALDAVFREHSIDAVMHFAALCLVEESVKKPGVYYRANVAAGINLLDAMLRHGVKRFIFSSTAATYGEPEKTPIPEEHPTKPINPYGASKLLFERILAEFKSNSGIDHVTMRYFNAAGASNKYGEDHHPETHILPILFEVALGQRPAFHIFGTDYPTPDGTCVRDYVHIIDIAEAHAIAVEKISQFSGRVFNLGNSRGHSVREVIESVERITGRMIAVNTSPRRPGDPASLVASSERARRELGWAPKYSSLDSIVATAWTWKQRFPKGYSGS